The Denticeps clupeoides chromosome 5, fDenClu1.1, whole genome shotgun sequence genome includes a region encoding these proteins:
- the fxyd5 gene encoding FXYD domain containing ion transport regulator 5 isoform X2, translating to MPIRWWSCISLLLLAVDSFAAAQNMAFPENSSFLSVRTSIRPPQLTTGMREAAELNTTVITPSSELVNATLEQITKANTSTSPDFRNGTAASGRRVIIDSSTAPPPVSRDVKPPRWDKTWDEPFIYDYGTLRKWGLVLGAVLFVMGIMVVTCGRARRLPRCRMSKGKSYQVASA from the exons ATGCCCATCCGCTGGTGGAGCTgcatctccctcctcctcctcgccgtgGACA GTTTcgctgcagcacagaacatggcaTTCCCTGAAAATAGCAGCTTTCTTTCAGTTCGCACGAGCATCCGGCCCCCTCAACTTACTACAG GCATGAGGGAGGCTGCTGAACTGAACACCACAGTTATCACGCCGTCATCTGAACTCGTCAATGCCACTCTGGAACAAATCACCAAGGCCAACACTTCAACATCACCag ATTTTAGAAATGGTACAGCAGCTTCTGGAAGACGGGTCATCATAG ACTCAAGCACAGCACCTCCTCCTGTCTCCCGCGATGTTAAGCCTCCTAGATGGG ATAAAACTTGGGATGAACCATTTATTTATG ATTACGGGACACTTCGCAAGTGGGGGCTGGTCCTCGGAGCCGTGCTCTTTGTGATGGGCATCATGGTGGTGACAT GTGGCAGAGCGCGGCGACTGCCCAGGTGCCGGATGAGTAAGGGGAA GTCGTACCAGGTGGCCAGTGCCTGA
- the fxyd5 gene encoding FXYD domain containing ion transport regulator 5 isoform X1: MTGHAQNQTRLNPFLLEDSCHHGWCFISARHHNSGLFDVWVCLRGVGTSVRETDSSPHSDTMTDEETGDRGKRGVRGPTPTPREQVTSRFSGCRFQTEKPVSARWGTLETNTKMPIRWWSCISLLLLAVDSFAAAQNMAFPENSSFLSVRTSIRPPQLTTGMREAAELNTTVITPSSELVNATLEQITKANTSTSPDFRNGTAASGRRVIIDSSTAPPPVSRDVKPPRWDKTWDEPFIYDYGTLRKWGLVLGAVLFVMGIMVVTCGRARRLPRCRMSKGKSYQVASA, translated from the exons ATGACAGGCCATGCCCAAAACCAAACCCGCCTGAACCCCTTCCTGTTAGAAGACTCTTGTCACCATGGTTGGTGTTTTATATCAGCACGGCATCACAACAGTGGGCTATTTGACGTCTGGGTTTGTCTGAGAGGGGTGGGGACATCAgtcagagagacagacagctcACCACACAGCGACACGATGACTGACGAAGAGACTGGGGACCGGGGAAAGAGGGGCGTCCGAGGGCCTACACCTACTCCAAGAGAACaagtga CCAGCCGGTTCAGTGGATGCCGATTTCAGACCGAAAAGCCTGTTTCTGCTCGGTGGGGAACTCTTGAGACAAACACCAAG ATGCCCATCCGCTGGTGGAGCTgcatctccctcctcctcctcgccgtgGACA GTTTcgctgcagcacagaacatggcaTTCCCTGAAAATAGCAGCTTTCTTTCAGTTCGCACGAGCATCCGGCCCCCTCAACTTACTACAG GCATGAGGGAGGCTGCTGAACTGAACACCACAGTTATCACGCCGTCATCTGAACTCGTCAATGCCACTCTGGAACAAATCACCAAGGCCAACACTTCAACATCACCag ATTTTAGAAATGGTACAGCAGCTTCTGGAAGACGGGTCATCATAG ACTCAAGCACAGCACCTCCTCCTGTCTCCCGCGATGTTAAGCCTCCTAGATGGG ATAAAACTTGGGATGAACCATTTATTTATG ATTACGGGACACTTCGCAAGTGGGGGCTGGTCCTCGGAGCCGTGCTCTTTGTGATGGGCATCATGGTGGTGACAT GTGGCAGAGCGCGGCGACTGCCCAGGTGCCGGATGAGTAAGGGGAA GTCGTACCAGGTGGCCAGTGCCTGA